Proteins encoded by one window of Bubalus bubalis isolate 160015118507 breed Murrah chromosome 4, NDDB_SH_1, whole genome shotgun sequence:
- the TEX52 gene encoding testis-expressed protein 52: MASHLQRRPGGLDNPSRVRETFLKMVHAHETLPTPGTWVQREFLLPSEPKELPGFTQQAYYQLALKPPPYTEMKAKVRQRLTCPWKDTAQHTWGFHTWLDVGRLPATFPSRPDKPYDSNIWRWLTDSRAHHRPPAEPPVPPPSWLGQNSFLTFISCTPIFLDVNRRKQVIFRTMKELQEVEKLKLRSEVRVPPLDTHGNILPPKASKKYRHFSAGGRYEPGGLQLMPNPLPNDLARSWPCPNPLPHYREQAARLALLPSAPLSQDLVRNYRTLLESRVALPLHCLSRARSGRTSVRRRPGHL; encoded by the exons atggcCAGCCATCTGCAAAGACGACCCGGAGGGCTAGACAACCCATCCCGAGTGAGAGAAACTTTCCTGAAG ATGGTCCACGCCCATGAGACCCTCCCGACCCCCGGCACATGGGTTCAACGTGAGTTCCTCCTCCCCAGTGAGCCCAAGGAGCTGCCCGGCTTCACCCAGCAAGCCTACTACCAGCTGGCCCTGAAGCCACCACCCTACACGGAGATGAAGGCCAAGGTGCGCCAGCGACTGACCTGCCCCTGGAAGGACACCGCCCAGCACACCTGGGGCTTCCACACCTGGCTGGACGTCGGGCGTCTGCCAGCCACCTTCCCCTCCAGGCCCGACAAGCCCTACGACAGCAACATCTGGCGCTGGCTGACGGACTCCAGGGCCCACCACCGGCCCCCGGCAGAGCCCCCTgtgccccctccctcctggctGGGTCAAAACAGCTTCCTGACCTTCATCTCCTGTACTCCGATCTTCCTGGACGTGAACAGGAGGAAACAGGTGATCTTCAGGACGATGAAGGAACTCCAAGAGGTGGAGAAGCTCAAGCTGAGGAGTGAAGTGAGGGTGCCCCCACTCGACACCCACGGCAACATCCTTCCCCCCAAGGCCTCCAAGAA GTACCGACACTTCTCAGCTGGTGGAAGGTATGAGCCTGGGGGCCTCCAGCTCATGCCCAACCCTCTTCCCAATGATCTGGCCAGGAGCTGGCCCTGCCCGAACCCACTGCCTCACTACCGGGAGCAGGCGGCCAGGCTGGCCTTGCTGCCCAGTGCGCCTCTGAGCCAGGACCTGGTGAGGAACTACCGAACCCTGCTGGAGAGCCGGGTGGCCTTGCCCCTCCACTGTCTCTCCAGGGCCCGTTCTGGCAGAACCTCAGTGAGAAGGAGACCTGGACACCTGTAG